Within Leptospira dzoumogneensis, the genomic segment TCGCGGTGTCCCAAGTCAGAACTACTTTGATATCCCGAGAGGGAACCTTCGCAAAAAAGCTGACCTTATCATAGGCCTTACCTGCACGAACTTCCACCAGATTGTCTCCGGGAGAAGCTACGGTATTAAAGGAAAACTTTCCCGCATATAAAGGTACCATCTGAGGTATTCCATTGATAATCACAGTGACTTTTTCCGGATGAATACCGGCCACTGTTCCGGAGATTTTCTGTATTCTTTCAGTAGTAAAACCGCCATGAGGAGAATCTATAGATACCGTTTCCGCACTCAAATACATTATGGAAAATGAATATATCACGGCGAAGGCAGCCAAGAAACGTATTCCAAGGTTGCGGCTCGACTTTCCAAAAGAACGGTTTGGATCGGAAAAGAACATCTTAAGATTCCGGATCTATCTCGAAATTCGCGATATGATATACTTGTTGGGAACGGGTCATCACGAACTGGAATTGTTTTCTTCTTTCGTTCGGTTTTCCTTCGTTCAATACTACATATACATTCACTCTGGTGATCGGTTTATCATAAGCGCCGTAGTATTGCACTTGTATTGAATAATTTCCAGGCAGCGCCTTTGACATCGTAAATGTTTCCGGCCCATATCCATCTACAACGTCCACATCCAAATTCCCTCCGGACTTGGTGGAACGATTTGCATAAAAACATTTTTCCCCGGTAGGATCCAAAACCCAAAGATCCACGTCAGTCGCAGTGTCCCAGGTCAAAACTACTTTAATATCTCTAGAGGGAACGGCAGCGAAGAAGGAAACCTTATCGCTTGCGTTACCTGCTTTGACTTCTATCAAATTTGTTCCGGGAGCAACCACAGTGCTTAAGGAAAATTTTCCACCATGCAGACGGATCATCTGAGGGATCCCGTTAATAACGATAGTCGCCTTTTCAGGATTTCCAGTAACGGAACCGGAAACAGTTTGGATCCTTTCCGTAGTGAAACCTCCATGAGGCGAATCTATTGTGACAGTCTGCGCGAATGTAGCGGATCCACAAAGGAATACGGCAAGCAGGAGTATATTATTGACCAACGTTGATTTCATCGTCTGAACTTGCTCCTGTTACTTCTGAATAATACATTAAGGAAGCTCTGGCCGGGATTACCTTATACTTCCCTCCTACTTCTGCTCGGATAAAATATCGGACCTTAAATTCTTTTGTAGGACCTCCTACAAAGAAAACGGCTCGGTCATCGTAAATCTGCCGACTTAGATATTCCATCTTCAAATCGCCTGCATAATACTCTGCATCTCTTTGTAAGAAAGAGAATCCAGGTAGTAGAGAATCTTCTACTTGGTAATAAGAATCCGCATCTCCTTCTTTTTGGACGGAAACCTCTACCATGACCAGGTCTCCCGGTTGGAAAGTTTTGGATTCCACAGGAGTGATATCATTCGAATCCACTTTTAACTTATAATAGGTTCGTTTTACCTTGATACCATTGGAGTATGCTTGTATTTTTTTACTTCTGTCCGTGTAATACAAGGAAGCGGTCGCATAAAGTACAGGCCCGTCTTTTTTCAAAACTTCTACCTTATTCGGTCCGGAACGTATCAACTCGGAAGGGATCGGGATCTTATACAATTCTCCCTGCTCCGATTTAGGAGGAAGAGTTACAGTTTTTAAACTGGTTCCGTTCAATACGATCTCCACATTTGCAGGAGTTTCAGATTCACGAACGGAAGATAAGAACTCTGACAACGCCAATACGGCAGCAGACGTATCTCTTGAGTTGTTCCAAGCTAACTCGATACGATTGGATAAAAGAGAAGAAGCAAGATTTGCAAGTATAACCTTATCTTCTCCCAATCGAACTCCTGCACTCAAAAGTGCCGAAATAGTTTCGATCCTGTCTTCTTCCCAACGAGGATTTTTACCGTAAGAACTAAGTTTAAAGAAAGGTTTTTTGCCGAATCCACTGGACTCTACACCTTTTTTGAACCAGGTAGAAGCTTCCGCTTTCTTACCTTTATTAGCCAATGTTAATGCAAGAAGCGCCTGTCCGTATTGGTTCAACTTGGCAGAAGACTTTACCAGACCTTCCACGATTGAATCTTCCAAATTTCCACCTTCGCTTAAGGAGAATATGATATATGCTTTCGCATTCGGAGAAAGATCACCTTTTCCCAAAACATCATATAAATACGCTCTGGCTCGATTCAAAACCGGAGCAGAAACCTTGGCGCCATTTTTCTGACTAACCGCCAATCCTCTATACACATAAGCGGACATCAGAACGTCACTTTCCACTCCACCTTCGAACCAACCGAATCCGCCATCAGTTCGTTGGAGTTCCGACACTCTTTTCAGTCCTACATCTATCATCTTAGGAAGTTCTTTCCTAAGTCTTTCGCTGATGAATCCCGTTTTCTGAGCGGATAAAAGAGGATAAAATCTACTCATAGTTTGTTCCACACAACCATAAGGATAATCTGCAAGATAATCCAAAGATTGTCTTAGAGCAGGCAGGGAAGCAGGGCTGAGTCGAACCTCTAAACGAGGATCTCCTAATTCTTTAGGCGCCTCTAAGTTTAGAACTCCTGAATGTTCTCCTTCTTCCATTCCTAAACTATCCGAAATAGTTTTAGGCAATCCCCAGGTCTTAAGCGGAATTTCAGATTTAAGTAAATCTTGGTAACCCGCACCCGCCGCGAGGATACTGATCTTTGCAGATTTGATCTTAGGATCTGCGACAGTCTGCACATCAAAATGTAGAGATTGATTTTGGCCAGGTTCCAAATTGATCGTAGTTTCCGAGTTACCTAGAATTTTTGCGCCTTCCGCTTTTACGGTAACTTTGACCGGAAGTTTAGTCTGTGATTGGTTAGAGATCGTAGCAGAAACTTTTTGGGTTTCTCCTTTGATAATAAACCTTGGCATTCCGCCTAAGATCATCAGATCTTTTTTAGTAATAAAACTGGTTTGGCCTCTTCCTACTTTTGTATCAGGAGTGATTGCGATCGCAGTCACTCTCCAAGAAGTCAAATTATCCGGAAGATTAAAACTAACTGTTGCAGTTCCATCAGCTCCCGTCTTAACTTTTGCATTCCAATAACTTGTATCTTTAAAACGGTCCCGCGCCTGGTCCTCGTTTTTCATCGCAGAATAAACTGAGTCTCCCTTTTTACCCAAGGCCAGTTTTAATCTTTTATTTTCAGAATAACCGAAAAACTTATAAGCGGAAGCTAAGGTGGTTTGCACGTTATTTCTTCTTGGATGGTAGAAGAATGTTCCTATATTCGGTGTCTTCTCCTCTTTGATCTGATAAATTGCCTCATCCACAATCGCGAGAGAAACTTCTGCAGAAACTCCATTGCCGCCTAAGCCGGTGGTTTTCAATTTGATCTCAGCTTTGTCTCCCGGGCGATACACTTTGCGTCCCGGTTCCAGAGCCACTTTTAGGAACTTCTGCTCCGGAGGAGCAACCACTCTTACTTGGCTTTTATAAACATCATTTCCGGAAAATTGAACCGCAGACAACGTGAAGTTCGGGCTCATCTCCGCAGAGATCGGGACCGCATATTTCAAAGCGTTCCCTTTCATCTTCACCACTTCTTTTTTGAAGATCCGATTCCCTTCTAAGGTCAGGATCATATGTCCGTTAGAAACAGGACTTAGTACAAGGATCTCTGCAGTATCCCCTACTGAATAAATATCCTTACCGGGCTTTAGAGTAATATCTTTGAAAGGAATTTCAATAGAATCGGAAACGGAAGAAGCCCAGAAGAATGTCTCTGACTTTGTAAGATTTCCATTTGGATCTTTGGTCTCAGCGACCAAAATAAATTGTCCTCTTTTAGGAATTGTAAAAGAAGCGGTCCCAACTCCCGAAGCGGAAGTCATCACAGACAAAGAAGAAATTTTAGAACGATTTGCTTCTCTTACAAATTGAATATCTCTATTATAAAGGATGAGATCTACATTCCTATTTCCCACCATTTTCTGGCGTTCGACTTCGCTCAAAGTTTTATCATAAGCGATCAGATTTACCGTTAACTTTGCCTCTTTACCGGGTTCATAAACTGAATTGTCTTTTGAGATCCTAACAAAAAATGCGCTTCGGTTCACGGAGAAGGAAGCGGATCCATCCAAGGTCATGTCCTCGGATTGAACGGAAGCAATAATCGTATAAACGGAATCCGCATCCGATTTATCCGGTTTAAAGCTGATAGAATATTGCCCTTTAGGATCTAACTTTCCTTTTCCATCCAAAACCAATTCTTGTTTATCACTTTGGCCGGATTGCTCCAAATAATCGGAAGAGGCATCAAAGTTGATCGTTCCAACCGGAGAATAATCGAATTTAGGCCTGCGAAATACTCTATATGCTACTTCTTGCCCTGCAACAGGTTGGCCGTAATAATATCTGGCCTTTACGAGAGCGTTTACTTCTTCCCTTTGTAAATAATTGGATTTAGGTACGGATACCGAAACGAGGAAGGTAGGTTTTTTATAAGCCTCTACGGCAAATTCAGTTTGGAAGGTTTTATCACGGAAATTTAATATAAGAGAATAATTTCCAAGAGTGGCATTTTCAGATTCAGGAACTACAAATTCGCCTGAAAAAGTTCCATTATCTCCTGAGATATTGATAGGAATACTCGGGATAGAAGTTTCTCCCTGCTCGCTTGCAACCGCAATTACACCGGCACCTGAAATCGTTCTATAATCGTCTTGGGAGAAGTTCCTAACAATTCCCTTAAAGTAAACAGTATCTCCCGGTCTATACACAGGGCGATCCGTATACATGTAAGCTCTTGGCCCGCCTTCTCCATAAAAGGAACTGGAATAAAATTCAGGGTCTGAAACTGAATATTCTCCATTTTTATGAGCGAGAACCAATCCTTTAACCGGACTTCTTCCTTTATAAAAATAAGTTCCATCAGAACTTGTTTTTCCTGTTTGGAATGCTTGGCCATTTTCCAAATTGAAAAGAGTGAGATCCACATCTGAAACCGGTTCCCCGCTGTCTTTGCGGCCTACATAAACGAAAGTTTCCGCATCGGATTGTTTTACTAAAAAGTTTAAGCCCGATTTGATCAGAATTGTATAAGCCAATTGAGATCCGGAAACGCCTTCTACCAAATAAACACCATTGTCTCGGATCGGAACAGGTATCCTGCGATACGCCCAAAAAGAAGTGACAGTCGGAACGGAGAATGTAGCGATCAACTCTTGGTCTTTTAAAATTGCAGGGATCGCGAGAGTTTTTTCTTCATTAGGTTTTTCATAATCGATCCCTAATGTTTTTTTGAGTTCGGATCTTGTCTTGGAGTTGAATTCTTTTCTGGCAACTTTGCGGAAATCGTTCCTGAATTTATCAACGGTTCTTGTAAAAAGTGCGATCGGGTTCCCGAATGCTCCGTCATTATTTTCCTGGACCAATCTTTCTTTTACTTTTTTGGTCAGGAAGGCTTGCGGATCCGCGATCTTATAAACCCTGAATTCGTAATTTACGGTTCCGTTCCCTTCCAAGTTTACGTAAGCGTTTTCACCTGAGCCGAAACTTCGGTCCGTTCCCAGATAAAATGCGGCAGAACCGAATAAATTCGGTTTCACATAAAATAATCCTAATGCAGAGATCAAAATTGCGAGAAAAGAGAATATTATCTTTTTACGATCCGATACACGAGTTCTCATTCTGAAATTCCTATTCTAAAATCCGAAATCTATAAACCCCAAGAAAATTTCGGTTATTCTTTTCCGGGGAAAACAACACACTTCTTTCCAATTCTTTTGCTCGGATCAATTTGATGCCTCGATCCGAACCTGTATGATATAAAAGCTGGGGATTTTTACCTTCTCCTTCTAGCAGGATCATAGAATGGAAATTTGTTCCGACACCACGATCCGATCTAAAAAAGAGAATATCTCCCGCAAGTCCAGACTCCAACTCTTTGGAAACAAAGTAAGTATGGAACTTTTCCAGACTTTCCGCGTCTGCAAATTCTCCGAATTTGCCCTCTCCGGTCCGAAATAAATTTTTACCAATATAGGGTATATCCGGGTAATTAAATTCCCGGACATCCGGTAAATTTTTATCCAATAAGATCCCGGTGCGAGTTTGCCAGTCCTGAGTATGAGCCTTTAGAGACTCCTTATATGCGAAACGAATCAATCCGCTGCAATCTCTTTCCTTCAGGTTCCAGGAGGAATTCTCTTTTAAATATTGTGACAAAGAGATCCTTACAAACCAGTCCCGAAATGCCTGACGATCCGATTCAGTCCTAAGCTCCGCAGAATCAGGAAATCCATCCTGGTCAAAATCCCCATCTCGACTGAATAGGGAAATCTGGACGGTTTTGCCCTTAACAGTTCGGATCTGGATGTTTGTCGGAACCTTCCCAGCTTGCACACGTAAGACTTCTTCTCTTTCGTTTTTTTCGCTCGAGAGAAGTTTGAGTAATTCAGGATCAACTTCTTCCCAAAGGAAATGATCCGGTGTGCCGAAGATCGGATTCGAAATTTTTAAAACGGCAACAGATTTACCGTCTGCGGGCATTCTTAATTCGGTCGGATCCAAAACGGATCCGAAATAAGAATTACATTCAAACAGAACGAATATTAGAAGATAACAAATCCGAAACTTCAAGGAAGCACCAAGCGGAGAAGGTCAGTAGCCCAATGCCTTTCTGATCTTTTCCGGAATATCTTCGAACTTGGGATACTTATGTTTTTTGCCGTCAGGGAAAATAACGTAGTAAGTTCCATTTAGAACTTCCATATAATAATTTCCCTTCTTCTTTTGCCCTATAGAAGACTTGTCCATCTCCTTTACCATTGCCTGGTATCTAGAAGGAAGTTCCTGCCAAGAACCGTAAACTTGGATCTCTCCGGCATGATTCACGGTGTACATACCATTCTCATGCATGATCTTGATCCCGTTATAATCGAAAACCTCGAGTACATTTACTTTAGGTTCTTTCTTTTTGGGTTTTTCATTCGGATCAAAACTCATAGGTTCATCCGAAGGGATATTATAATGAACTACCGATTTGGAATCGTGTCTTCTGTTTCTGGTAAGAAGTATATAAAGATAGGAAAGGCCGGACAAAGCCAGAGCAGCAAAAATCAGATAATCAAAATGTCTAGCGATCCATCCCATCACTTCAATCTATACTCGATGGCCTTACATGCAAACGGAACCGGATCTCCCGCTTGGATCCAAAAGCTGCATTTTTCAAAAGCAACCGAAGCAACACAGTTGTCCACGTCCTTCTTCCTTTGTTTTCCAGGAACCAAAGAAGTGATCTGTCTGCTTGATCCGCATTCCGCGTCTTTTGCGGCGTAAGCCACCATGATCTTAGTGCCTGCTTCTCCGAAAGTATAAAAATCGTCGTCCACATTGGAACAGTCCGGCAAGCCGAAAGCTAAGATTATAAGAAGAATTAGGCTTTTACAGGCAGTTCTAAAACTTAAAGAGTTAAATTTCATGCTCCGGCTTCTTAGGTAATAATCGTATTTTTTCATTCAAAGGAAGATCCACTTCTCCTAAAGAGGTTTTGTATCTCACACTTCCTTTCATTCTCAAATTCGGATCTTTTCCCGCGACTAGGTTCGTGACTACTAAAATTCCGAGTAATAGTTTATCCTGATTCTCTCTCTTTTCAAAGCTTGTTTCTATTCTAAGCTGGACAACGGTTTTGGAAAAAGCAGGGACTTCCGTTTCTTCTTCCGAAATCACCCTGGCGAGCTCTGCATCTTTTCCGTCAGTACCGGAGGTGATCACACCAAGATCGAATTTATAAATTTTAACGGCAGAATCATTCGGGTTCTCTATTTCCAATCGAGATGTCATCACGATCTTGGGAGAAGGTGGAAAAGGCAGTAGTTCTACCCTTTCCGTTTTGGTTTCCAAGATCCTAAACTTACAAGCCTGTAGTTTTTTGACATTCTCCCTTAGGTCTAATAAGCAGGAGCTGAAAAGTAAACCAGCTCCTAAGAGAAAAGCCCAAGACCGGAACATTCGACCTTTTTGCGATCGAATTCCCATCAAAGTTCCCATCCATTGGAAATGAGAACCTTTCCTCTGGTCATATTATTCGTATATTCTTGGATCGCTTTGTCCGCTTCTTTCAGAGGGAACTTAGCGGCAATCTCGGTTTGGAATTCTTTCTTTCCTAAGAGGGAACGGATCTCAGAAGTGATTCGCCAAATCTTAAAAGGGTTCTGCTGAGGCATCCAGGAAGAAAGCCAGTAACCTTCTATCTTCTTATCTTGGAAAATGCCAAGACCCGCATGGAAAGAGATAGGCTCTTCTGATAA encodes:
- a CDS encoding LIC13255 family lipoprotein, translating into MKFNSLSFRTACKSLILLIILAFGLPDCSNVDDDFYTFGEAGTKIMVAYAAKDAECGSSRQITSLVPGKQRKKDVDNCVASVAFEKCSFWIQAGDPVPFACKAIEYRLK
- a CDS encoding YfaP family protein codes for the protein MFFSDPNRSFGKSSRNLGIRFLAAFAVIYSFSIMYLSAETVSIDSPHGGFTTERIQKISGTVAGIHPEKVTVIINGIPQMVPLYAGKFSFNTVASPGDNLVEVRAGKAYDKVSFFAKVPSRDIKVVLTWDTASYTDLWVIDPSGEKCYWAHTSTKSGGNLVYDDATFAPQTFTMSKALPGNYAVQAQYYAPFNAQVTRAKVYVVLYEGTPREKRKQYQFTMTRAQQVYHLGNFEIEPD
- a CDS encoding alpha-2-macroglobulin family protein, which encodes MRTRVSDRKKIIFSFLAILISALGLFYVKPNLFGSAAFYLGTDRSFGSGENAYVNLEGNGTVNYEFRVYKIADPQAFLTKKVKERLVQENNDGAFGNPIALFTRTVDKFRNDFRKVARKEFNSKTRSELKKTLGIDYEKPNEEKTLAIPAILKDQELIATFSVPTVTSFWAYRRIPVPIRDNGVYLVEGVSGSQLAYTILIKSGLNFLVKQSDAETFVYVGRKDSGEPVSDVDLTLFNLENGQAFQTGKTSSDGTYFYKGRSPVKGLVLAHKNGEYSVSDPEFYSSSFYGEGGPRAYMYTDRPVYRPGDTVYFKGIVRNFSQDDYRTISGAGVIAVASEQGETSIPSIPINISGDNGTFSGEFVVPESENATLGNYSLILNFRDKTFQTEFAVEAYKKPTFLVSVSVPKSNYLQREEVNALVKARYYYGQPVAGQEVAYRVFRRPKFDYSPVGTINFDASSDYLEQSGQSDKQELVLDGKGKLDPKGQYSISFKPDKSDADSVYTIIASVQSEDMTLDGSASFSVNRSAFFVRISKDNSVYEPGKEAKLTVNLIAYDKTLSEVERQKMVGNRNVDLILYNRDIQFVREANRSKISSLSVMTSASGVGTASFTIPKRGQFILVAETKDPNGNLTKSETFFWASSVSDSIEIPFKDITLKPGKDIYSVGDTAEILVLSPVSNGHMILTLEGNRIFKKEVVKMKGNALKYAVPISAEMSPNFTLSAVQFSGNDVYKSQVRVVAPPEQKFLKVALEPGRKVYRPGDKAEIKLKTTGLGGNGVSAEVSLAIVDEAIYQIKEEKTPNIGTFFYHPRRNNVQTTLASAYKFFGYSENKRLKLALGKKGDSVYSAMKNEDQARDRFKDTSYWNAKVKTGADGTATVSFNLPDNLTSWRVTAIAITPDTKVGRGQTSFITKKDLMILGGMPRFIIKGETQKVSATISNQSQTKLPVKVTVKAEGAKILGNSETTINLEPGQNQSLHFDVQTVADPKIKSAKISILAAGAGYQDLLKSEIPLKTWGLPKTISDSLGMEEGEHSGVLNLEAPKELGDPRLEVRLSPASLPALRQSLDYLADYPYGCVEQTMSRFYPLLSAQKTGFISERLRKELPKMIDVGLKRVSELQRTDGGFGWFEGGVESDVLMSAYVYRGLAVSQKNGAKVSAPVLNRARAYLYDVLGKGDLSPNAKAYIIFSLSEGGNLEDSIVEGLVKSSAKLNQYGQALLALTLANKGKKAEASTWFKKGVESSGFGKKPFFKLSSYGKNPRWEEDRIETISALLSAGVRLGEDKVILANLASSLLSNRIELAWNNSRDTSAAVLALSEFLSSVRESETPANVEIVLNGTSLKTVTLPPKSEQGELYKIPIPSELIRSGPNKVEVLKKDGPVLYATASLYYTDRSKKIQAYSNGIKVKRTYYKLKVDSNDITPVESKTFQPGDLVMVEVSVQKEGDADSYYQVEDSLLPGFSFLQRDAEYYAGDLKMEYLSRQIYDDRAVFFVGGPTKEFKVRYFIRAEVGGKYKVIPARASLMYYSEVTGASSDDEINVGQ
- a CDS encoding DUF1175 family protein encodes the protein MKFRICYLLIFVLFECNSYFGSVLDPTELRMPADGKSVAVLKISNPIFGTPDHFLWEEVDPELLKLLSSEKNEREEVLRVQAGKVPTNIQIRTVKGKTVQISLFSRDGDFDQDGFPDSAELRTESDRQAFRDWFVRISLSQYLKENSSWNLKERDCSGLIRFAYKESLKAHTQDWQTRTGILLDKNLPDVREFNYPDIPYIGKNLFRTGEGKFGEFADAESLEKFHTYFVSKELESGLAGDILFFRSDRGVGTNFHSMILLEGEGKNPQLLYHTGSDRGIKLIRAKELERSVLFSPEKNNRNFLGVYRFRILE
- a CDS encoding LEA type 2 family protein, with the protein product MFRSWAFLLGAGLLFSSCLLDLRENVKKLQACKFRILETKTERVELLPFPPSPKIVMTSRLEIENPNDSAVKIYKFDLGVITSGTDGKDAELARVISEEETEVPAFSKTVVQLRIETSFEKRENQDKLLLGILVVTNLVAGKDPNLRMKGSVRYKTSLGEVDLPLNEKIRLLPKKPEHEI
- a CDS encoding YfaP family protein; this translates as MKSTLVNNILLLAVFLCGSATFAQTVTIDSPHGGFTTERIQTVSGSVTGNPEKATIVINGIPQMIRLHGGKFSLSTVVAPGTNLIEVKAGNASDKVSFFAAVPSRDIKVVLTWDTATDVDLWVLDPTGEKCFYANRSTKSGGNLDVDVVDGYGPETFTMSKALPGNYSIQVQYYGAYDKPITRVNVYVVLNEGKPNERRKQFQFVMTRSQQVYHIANFEIDPES